AAGCCGTACGAGCGCCAACGCTTCAGCGCGTCCAGCGGATCCTTCACCCGCACCCGCTCGTCGGCATACGAACCGCCCACCAGTTGCACGCAGGCGCCCTCGCGCAGGTCGATGGCAGGAATGGCGATCACTTGCGCACCTCCTCGAGGAAGGCCTGCAGGAAACGCACACCCGCCCCTGAGCTCTTCTCCGGGTGGAACTGCAAACCGAGCACCTTCCCGCGCCGCACCGACGCCGGGAAACGGTCCTCCTCGTGCGTCGTCCAGCCCACCACCACCCCGGGCTCCTCGGCGCGGCAGACGTAGCTGTGCGCGTAGTAGACGGTGTCCAGCTTCGCGCTCCGCAGCGCGGTGTCCTCCTCCACCGAGTTCCACCCGATGTGAGGCACGTGCCGGGCGCGCAGCTTCGTCACCCGGCCGCGGAAGAGGCCCAGACCCTGGCCCCCACCCTCGTCGCTCGTGTCGAACATCAGCTGCATGCCCAGACAGATGCCGAGGCACGGCAGGCCATCCAACACCGCGCGCCGCATCTGTTCGCGCCCCGGCTCCATCCGAGCCGCCGCCGCGCCGAATGCGCCCACTCCCGGCAGCACCAGCACGTCCGTGTCCAGCGCCCGCACCGGATCCTCCTGCACGCGCACCTCCACGTCCGGCGTCGTGGCCAATGCCTTGGCCAACGAGTGCAGGTTGCCCGCTCCATAGTCGAACAGCGTCACTCTCACGGCAGAGCCTCCCGCAGCGCTCCGAGCGCCGCCTCCATCATGGTCCACGGGCCGCATCCGATCCGGAGCGCGTCCCCGATTCCCGTCAGTCCCTGGAACGCCCGCACATTCACGTCCCGCTGCCGCATCCGCTCCGCCACCGCGGGCGCTCCGGCCAGCGGCACCAGCACGAAGTTGCCCTCGGACGGCAGTGGCTCGAGTCCCAGCTTCCCGAGCTCGGCCTCCAGCCGTGCACGGATGGCCAGGGACTCCGCCGCCCGCGCCTTCATCCACTCCACGTCCTGCGTCAGCGCCACGGCCGCCAGCCGCTCGGACAGGCCCGTGACCTTGTACGGGCCCCGGGCCTTCTCCACCTCGGTCACCAGCGTGGCGTGGCCCACCGCGTAGCCCACCCGCATGCCCGCCAGACCGAAGGCCTTGGACAGGGTGCGAGTCACCAGCACGTTGGGCCGCGTGCGCGCCAGATCCAGGAAGCTCTCCCGGGCAAACTCGGCATAGGCCTCGTCGATCAGCACGACGCCGGACGCGTTGTCCACCAGGCGCTCCATCGAGGCCCGGGGGATGACCGTCCCCGTGGGGTTGTTGGGGGTGCAGACGTAGATGAGCTTCGCCCGGGTGGCCAGCAGCCCGTCCACGTCGATGTCGTAGTCCGGCCGGAGCGGCACCGGGAGAGCCCGCAGGGCGTTCACCTTCGAGAGGTAGGGCACCATCACGAAGGTGGGCTCCTGGAAGGCCAGGGCATCCCCCGGCTCCAGGAAGGCCCGGAGGGCGCTGTCGATGACGTCATCCGAGCCGCACCCGGTCGTGACCTGCGCGGGCTCCATCCCCGTGTACGCGGCCACGGCCTGCCGGAGGTCCGGCGCATAGCCCGTGGGGTAGCGGCTGGCCAGGGAGGCCGTCGCCTCGCGCAGGGCACGCTCGGCGGCCGGAGGCATGCCGAACAGGTTGGTGTTGTCGCTCAGGTCCACGCTGCACTTCAGCTTGGAGGGCGAGTACAGGCGGATGTCCGCGAAGGAGGCGCGCGAGGGCAGGCTCATGACTTCCTCCAGCCGCGAGCGGCATCCGCGTGGGCGAAGAGTCCCTCACTGTCGGCCAGCAGGCCCACGTCGTCGGCGAGCCGAGCCGCCGCGTCGCGCGTCACGCGCTGGTACGTGGTCCACCGGTAGAAGTCGAGCACGCTCAGCCCCGAGTACGCACGGGCCAGGCCGGCGGTGGGCAGCACGTGGTTGGCTCCCGTCATGTAGTCGCCGTAGGCCACCGAGGCGTACTGGCCCACGAACACCGTGCCCGCGTTGCGCGCCTTGGGAAGGTCCGCCAGCGGCGACGTGGTGGCGATGAGCAGGTGCTCGGGAGCGAAGTCCGCCACGAAGGGCCAGGCCTCCTCCAGCGAGTCCACGCTCAGCACGGCGCCCCGGTCGCTCAGGGCCCGCGTAACGATCTCCTGACGCTTCGCCCGCGCCGACGCCCGTCCCACCGCCGCGGCCACCGCGTCCGCGAACACATCGCCCACCGCCACCGTCACGCAGCAGGCGTCCGGATCGTGCTCGGCCTGGGCCAGCATCTCCCGCGCCACCGCCTCGGGGTCCGCCGAGCTGTCCGCGACCACGAGGATCTCGCTCGGACCCGCCGGCGCGTCGATGGCCACCGCGTCCACTACCTGCAGCTTGGCCGCGGCCACGTAGGCGTTGCCGGGGCCGACGATGCGGTCCACCCGAGGCACGCTCTCGGTGCCGTAGGCCATGGCCGCCACCGCCCCCGCTCCACCGAGGGCGAAGACGCGGTCCGCGCCGGCCAGCGCCGCCGCCGCCAGTACGCCCGCCGAGGGCCTGCCATCCGGGCCGGGCGGCGAGCAGACGATGACCTCGCCCACCCCGGCCACCTTCGCCGGCACCACGCCCATGAGCACGCTGCTCGGGTACACGGCGCGGCCACCCGGCGCGTACACGCCCACGCGCCCGAGCGGATCCGGCCGGCGTCCGACGATGATGCCCGGCTCCGTCTCCACCTCGGTGGCCTGGGGCTTCTGCGCCGCGTGTGCCTGGGTGATGTTGCGCGCCGCGCGGGCCAGTGCGTCCCGCAGCTTCGGCTCCAGCGAGGCCAGCGCCGCCTCGCACACCGAGCGCGGAACCTCGAGCGACTTCAGCTCCGCGCGGTCGAACTCGCGCGCCATGTCGCGCAGGGCCTTGTCTCCGTCCCGGCGCACGCGGGCGATGATGTCCGCGGTGCGCTGGGCAACGCGGGTGTCCGACCCGCCCGTGCGGTCCAGCAGACGACGGCGAGCCTCGGGGGACAGCTCCTTCAGACGCCCCCGGTACTTGAGGGTGGGAGCGCTCACGGCATCAGCCTCTCGATTCGGGTGACGAGGATGCCCTCGCAGCCCAGGTTCTTCAGGGCGGCTATGGTGCGGTAGATGCTCTTGGCGGGCACCACGGCGTGCACGGCCACGAAGTCACCGCCCTGCACATCCACCACGGTGGGGCCATTGAGGCCCGGCAGCACCTCGCGCACATTGGGCAGCACACCGCGCGGCACGTTGGCCATCAGGTAGCGCCTGCCCCGGGCCGCCAGCACCGAGCCCAGCGCCTGCCGCAACTCATCCAGCTTCGCGGCCGCCTCGGGCGCGTGGCCCTTGCGAGCGATCAGCCGCGCGCTCGACTGGACCACCGTTCCCACCTCACGCAGACCGTTCATCTTGAGCGTGGAGCCCGTGGACGTCAGGTCCACGATGATGTCCGCGATGCCCAGGTGCGGGGCGATCTCCGTGGCGCCCGAGACCGGCACCACCGTCACCCGATGGCCTCGCTTCGTGAAGAACTCCTGCGTCAGCCGCGTGAAGGACGAGGCCACGCGCACCCCGTCCTGGATGTCCTCGAGCTTCTGGATGCCGCTCTCCTCGCGGGCGGCCACCACCAACCGGCACTTGCCGAACTCCAGGTCCATCAGAAGCTCCAGCTCGCGGCCGGACTCACAGACCAGGTCCCACCCGGTGACGCCCGCGTCCGCCGCGCCATCCGCGACGAACTCGGGAATGTCCTGGGCGCGCACGAAGATGGCCTCGAACTCGCCGCCGAGCGACGCGGTGAGGGCACGTTCTCCTCGAACGCGGACCTCCAGGCCGGCATCGTTGAACAGCTCACGGACCTCTTCGGAGAGACGGCCTTTGTTGGGCAGGGCGATTTTCAGCATCTGAGTACTCGGTAGGTGGGGGGGGACGGGCCCGGAAACGAAAAAAGCCCGTCCTGGGTGGGACGGGCTTCCGTTCACTGCTGCGTTTGCTTCGGGGGGCGTCTCTTACGCGTTCACCCGGGCATGCGCATGGCGAGCGGTCCCGTCAGGGGGCCGATGATGATGCGCGGGGTGATGGTGGATGGACGCGAAACGCACGGTACTCTTAGGTAGCGGAAAGACCCCCATGCCGTCAACCCAACCGTTTCCCCCTCTGCTGGGCCGCCAGGGGGGCCTTTCCGACACCCGGGTACCCGTCCAAGCGACCGTCGACCTCGAAAAACCTCGTTGGGTTGGCCTTCTGGAGCCCGATCCTCCTAGAATCGCTCGCCGTGGAAGCCATTCCTCCCGTACCTCCCCGGATCCTCATCGTCGACGACGACGATTCCGTGCGCGACGTCATCTCCGTCCTCCTCAGGGAGGAGGGATACAACTGCGTGGTGGCCAGTGGCGCCGAAATGGCCCTGGACATCGCCGGTCAGGAAGAGACGCCGCTTGTCATCAGCGACATGAAGATGCCGGGCAAGGATGGCCTGTGGCTGCTCGAGCAGCTGCGCGAGCGCTATCCGGACACCTCGGTCATCATGCTCACCGGCTACGGTGACACCGAATCCGCCGTGGATTGCCTGCGGCGCGGCGCGGTGGACTACCTGCTCAAGCCACCCAAGCTGACGGACCTCATCCGCGCCATCGAGCGGGCGCTCGCCAAGCGGCGCATCGAGCTGGCCCGCAAGCGCTACCAGAAGAAGCTGGAGCGCAAGGTGCGTGACCGCACGACCGAGCTGCGCAACGCGCTCCGGGACATCGCCAACACCTACCAGTCCACCCTGCTGGCGCTGGTGGCGGCCCTGGACGCCCGCGAGCACGAGACGTCGGACCACTCGCAGCGCGTGGTGCGCTACACCAGCGCCATCGCCGAGCGCATGGGCATCAAGGGCCCGGAGCTCGAGGAGATCGGCCGCGGCGCGCTCCTGCACGACATCGGGAAGATTGGCGTGCCCGACGCCGTGCTGCTCAAGCCGGGCAAGCTGACCCCGGAAGAGTGGCAGGAGATGCGCAAGCACCCGGACATCGGCTTCCAGATGATCCAGAACATCCCCTTCCTGGCCACGCCGGCGCAGATCGTGCTGTCGCACCAGGAGCGCTGGGATGGTCAGGGCTACCCGCGCAACCTCCGGGGCCAGGAGATCCACATCGGCGCGCGCATCTTCGCCGTGGCGGACACCCTGGACGCGATGACGAGCGACCGGCCCTATCGCAAGGGCACCACCTTCGCCAATGCCATCGCGGA
This is a stretch of genomic DNA from Archangium violaceum. It encodes these proteins:
- the hisD gene encoding histidinol dehydrogenase, whose product is MSAPTLKYRGRLKELSPEARRRLLDRTGGSDTRVAQRTADIIARVRRDGDKALRDMAREFDRAELKSLEVPRSVCEAALASLEPKLRDALARAARNITQAHAAQKPQATEVETEPGIIVGRRPDPLGRVGVYAPGGRAVYPSSVLMGVVPAKVAGVGEVIVCSPPGPDGRPSAGVLAAAALAGADRVFALGGAGAVAAMAYGTESVPRVDRIVGPGNAYVAAAKLQVVDAVAIDAPAGPSEILVVADSSADPEAVAREMLAQAEHDPDACCVTVAVGDVFADAVAAAVGRASARAKRQEIVTRALSDRGAVLSVDSLEEAWPFVADFAPEHLLIATTSPLADLPKARNAGTVFVGQYASVAYGDYMTGANHVLPTAGLARAYSGLSVLDFYRWTTYQRVTRDAAARLADDVGLLADSEGLFAHADAARGWRKS
- a CDS encoding pyridoxal phosphate-dependent aminotransferase, whose protein sequence is MSLPSRASFADIRLYSPSKLKCSVDLSDNTNLFGMPPAAERALREATASLASRYPTGYAPDLRQAVAAYTGMEPAQVTTGCGSDDVIDSALRAFLEPGDALAFQEPTFVMVPYLSKVNALRALPVPLRPDYDIDVDGLLATRAKLIYVCTPNNPTGTVIPRASMERLVDNASGVVLIDEAYAEFARESFLDLARTRPNVLVTRTLSKAFGLAGMRVGYAVGHATLVTEVEKARGPYKVTGLSERLAAVALTQDVEWMKARAAESLAIRARLEAELGKLGLEPLPSEGNFVLVPLAGAPAVAERMRQRDVNVRAFQGLTGIGDALRIGCGPWTMMEAALGALREALP
- the hisG gene encoding ATP phosphoribosyltransferase, translated to MLKIALPNKGRLSEEVRELFNDAGLEVRVRGERALTASLGGEFEAIFVRAQDIPEFVADGAADAGVTGWDLVCESGRELELLMDLEFGKCRLVVAAREESGIQKLEDIQDGVRVASSFTRLTQEFFTKRGHRVTVVPVSGATEIAPHLGIADIIVDLTSTGSTLKMNGLREVGTVVQSSARLIARKGHAPEAAAKLDELRQALGSVLAARGRRYLMANVPRGVLPNVREVLPGLNGPTVVDVQGGDFVAVHAVVPAKSIYRTIAALKNLGCEGILVTRIERLMP
- the hisH gene encoding imidazole glycerol phosphate synthase subunit HisH, translating into MRVTLFDYGAGNLHSLAKALATTPDVEVRVQEDPVRALDTDVLVLPGVGAFGAAAARMEPGREQMRRAVLDGLPCLGICLGMQLMFDTSDEGGGQGLGLFRGRVTKLRARHVPHIGWNSVEEDTALRSAKLDTVYYAHSYVCRAEEPGVVVGWTTHEEDRFPASVRRGKVLGLQFHPEKSSGAGVRFLQAFLEEVRK
- a CDS encoding HD-GYP domain-containing protein translates to MEAIPPVPPRILIVDDDDSVRDVISVLLREEGYNCVVASGAEMALDIAGQEETPLVISDMKMPGKDGLWLLEQLRERYPDTSVIMLTGYGDTESAVDCLRRGAVDYLLKPPKLTDLIRAIERALAKRRIELARKRYQKKLERKVRDRTTELRNALRDIANTYQSTLLALVAALDAREHETSDHSQRVVRYTSAIAERMGIKGPELEEIGRGALLHDIGKIGVPDAVLLKPGKLTPEEWQEMRKHPDIGFQMIQNIPFLATPAQIVLSHQERWDGQGYPRNLRGQEIHIGARIFAVADTLDAMTSDRPYRKGTTFANAIAEITRCAGTQFDREVVRAFLDIGEQALIKIKEDMHNRKLTLVQAEAQAQEAEATLARLSDDLDDMDQTIPGPGGPPSSPGPTPRAAPTPAAPVSSPAVAATTATPRPEQPVVLSVLAGGRQGNSRD